A genomic window from Leptolyngbya sp. BL0902 includes:
- a CDS encoding DUF751 family protein, whose protein sequence is MKEFFENVFRYPRYLISFSLGILYNAVQPLVPLFQRPTTAVALVGAVVAGFLFLTFTLRAMLGLGAA, encoded by the coding sequence ATGAAAGAGTTTTTTGAGAACGTTTTTCGCTATCCGCGCTACCTGATCTCCTTTTCCTTGGGGATTCTCTACAATGCCGTGCAGCCGCTCGTGCCATTGTTCCAGCGTCCGACCACGGCGGTGGCGTTGGTGGGGGCCGTGGTGGCGGGGTTCTTGTTCCTCACCTTTACCCTGCGGGCCATGCTGGGCTTGGGTGCCGCCTAG
- the rbfA gene encoding 30S ribosome-binding factor RbfA, with protein sequence MANNRRVERVASLIKREVSHMLMGDIKDDRVGAGMVSVTDVDVSGDLQHAKVFVSIYGTEEARAETMEGLKAATGFVRSELGQRIRLRRTPEILFKEDTSMERGTRVLSLINQLSQEREEKGMDDAWFEAGEEDESDEAPLDEAIPSAEDAEDDLA encoded by the coding sequence ATGGCCAATAATCGTCGAGTGGAGCGGGTGGCGTCGTTGATTAAGCGCGAAGTCAGCCACATGCTGATGGGCGACATTAAGGACGACCGGGTGGGCGCTGGCATGGTCAGCGTTACCGATGTGGATGTGTCGGGGGATTTGCAGCACGCCAAGGTGTTTGTCAGCATCTATGGCACCGAGGAAGCCCGCGCCGAAACCATGGAAGGGCTGAAGGCGGCCACGGGCTTTGTGCGGAGCGAACTGGGCCAGCGCATCCGGCTGCGGCGCACCCCAGAAATTTTGTTCAAAGAAGACACCTCCATGGAGCGGGGCACGCGGGTGCTGTCCCTGATCAACCAGCTCAGCCAGGAGCGGGAGGAAAAGGGCATGGATGACGCCTGGTTTGAGGCGGGGGAAGAGGACGAATCCGATGAAGCCCCCCTCGATGAGGCTATTCCCAGTGCCGAGGACGCCGAGGACGATCTGGCGTGA
- a CDS encoding glycoside hydrolase family 3 N-terminal domain-containing protein has protein sequence MPSPDALSLEEQVAQMVVVRTSGHLFDHEIRYPAWEADRATLHHYIADLGVGGVILLGGSAAEVGLKTQELQTLASVPLLIAADIEEGVGQRFSGATWFPPPMALAEIAKRDLPQAEAYAEAMGAVTAEEALAIGLNWVLAPVADVNNNPENPVINVRAFGDTPEIVAALTTAFVRGAQRQGALTTAKHFPGHGDTAVDSHLELPILPHDSQRLQQVELPPFQALIEAGVDTVMTAHLMIPALDLQYPATLSDRTLTGLLREKMGFTGLIVTDALVMGAIARTYGPYEAAVLAVEAGADILLMPQDPEGCIKAVVEAVTTGRIPPERIAESVERLWRAKQRVASRLSVPPESCHAWEHIPPPPIQLDPFLRPESQRLVADILAHSMTVAGQVPSCDPQHPGDNLILVDSVVDCPFLNRTAPAIALPAQAHYQLQLVDHQGCQRWPQVDSLRPTLMQIFLRGNPFRGSATVSPLIQAWIEALLQAQYLNGLVIYGSPYALDYLKTHYLNSAARPSADNAIPASPDTPYGFSYGQMIAAQAGLLTPLGLGVPNAPGARPQISAFTD, from the coding sequence ATGCCCTCCCCCGATGCGCTGTCCCTGGAGGAACAGGTAGCGCAGATGGTGGTGGTGCGTACCTCCGGCCATTTGTTTGACCACGAAATTCGCTACCCCGCCTGGGAAGCCGACCGAGCCACCTTGCACCACTACATTGCCGACCTCGGCGTGGGCGGGGTGATTTTGCTGGGGGGCAGTGCCGCCGAAGTGGGCCTCAAAACCCAGGAGTTGCAAACCCTGGCCTCGGTGCCCCTGCTCATTGCGGCGGACATCGAGGAAGGCGTGGGTCAGCGGTTCAGTGGAGCCACCTGGTTTCCGCCCCCCATGGCCCTGGCGGAAATCGCTAAGCGAGACTTACCCCAGGCCGAAGCCTACGCCGAAGCGATGGGTGCCGTCACCGCCGAAGAAGCCCTGGCCATTGGCCTAAACTGGGTGCTGGCTCCGGTGGCCGACGTCAACAACAACCCTGAAAACCCCGTGATCAACGTGCGGGCCTTTGGGGATACCCCGGAAATCGTCGCCGCTCTGACCACGGCCTTTGTGCGCGGTGCCCAGCGTCAGGGTGCTCTCACCACCGCCAAGCATTTCCCTGGCCACGGTGATACGGCGGTGGATTCTCACCTGGAATTGCCGATTTTGCCCCACGATAGCCAACGGCTTCAGCAGGTAGAATTGCCGCCCTTCCAAGCGTTGATTGAGGCTGGGGTAGATACGGTGATGACCGCCCACCTGATGATTCCGGCCCTGGATCTGCAATATCCCGCCACCCTGTCTGACCGCACCTTGACGGGGTTGCTACGGGAAAAAATGGGCTTTACGGGGCTGATTGTCACCGATGCGCTGGTTATGGGAGCCATTGCCCGCACCTACGGCCCCTACGAAGCGGCGGTGCTGGCGGTGGAAGCCGGGGCGGATATTTTGCTGATGCCCCAGGATCCCGAAGGCTGCATCAAGGCCGTTGTCGAGGCCGTCACCACTGGGCGCATTCCCCCCGAGCGCATCGCCGAGTCCGTAGAACGCCTGTGGCGGGCCAAGCAGCGGGTGGCCTCCAGGCTGTCGGTGCCGCCAGAATCTTGCCACGCCTGGGAGCACATTCCGCCCCCGCCCATTCAGCTCGATCCCTTTCTGCGGCCAGAATCCCAGCGTCTCGTGGCCGATATTCTGGCCCATTCTATGACCGTGGCGGGTCAGGTGCCATCCTGCGACCCTCAGCATCCTGGCGACAATCTGATCCTGGTGGATAGCGTGGTGGATTGTCCGTTTTTGAACCGCACCGCCCCCGCCATTGCCCTGCCTGCCCAGGCCCACTACCAGCTTCAGCTTGTCGATCACCAGGGCTGCCAGCGCTGGCCCCAGGTCGATAGCCTGCGCCCAACGTTGATGCAAATCTTTCTGCGGGGTAATCCCTTCCGGGGTTCGGCGACAGTGTCTCCTCTGATTCAAGCTTGGATTGAGGCCCTCTTACAGGCGCAATATCTTAATGGGCTGGTCATTTACGGCAGTCCCTACGCCCTGGATTACCTCAAAACGCACTATCTGAACTCAGCCGCCCGCCCGTCCGCAGATAACGCCATTCCGGCCAGTCCAGACACGCCCTACGGGTTCAGCTATGGCCAAATGATCGCGGCCCAAGCTGGGTTGCTCACACCCCTGGGGTTGGGGGTGCCTAATGCCCCCGGTGCCAGACCGCAGATCTCCGCTTTCACGGATTAG
- the cobM gene encoding precorrin-4 C(11)-methyltransferase translates to MPSSPLAVRVQSAPLSVPGQALVPAVYLVGAGPGDPELLTIKAQRIISQADVILYANSLVPTQILDWARPDAERLGTANLTLESILPLMIERVRAGQSVVRIQSGDPSLYSAIHEQIQALTEAEVPFEVVPGISAYQAAAAKLNAELTIPGLVQSIILTRISGRTQVPASEDLASMAAHKTSLCLYLSARHVEAAQEQLMQHYEADTPVAICFRLGWPDEQIWLVPLSEMATATHEHDLIRTTLYLISPALRGGQVRSRLYSPDHTHLFRPRPQGEANG, encoded by the coding sequence ATGCCTAGTTCGCCCCTTGCCGTTAGAGTTCAATCCGCACCGTTGTCGGTGCCGGGACAGGCCCTTGTGCCCGCTGTTTATTTGGTGGGTGCTGGCCCTGGCGATCCTGAATTGCTGACCATCAAAGCCCAGCGCATTATCAGTCAGGCCGATGTCATCCTCTATGCCAATTCCCTAGTTCCGACCCAAATTTTAGACTGGGCCAGACCCGACGCTGAACGGCTGGGCACCGCCAATCTCACCCTAGAAAGCATTTTGCCGCTGATGATTGAGCGGGTGCGGGCAGGGCAGTCTGTGGTGCGCATTCAGTCCGGCGATCCGAGTCTCTATAGCGCCATCCACGAGCAAATCCAGGCCCTGACCGAGGCGGAGGTGCCCTTTGAGGTAGTGCCCGGAATTAGTGCCTACCAGGCCGCAGCGGCCAAGCTCAACGCCGAACTCACGATTCCGGGGCTAGTACAGTCCATCATTTTGACTCGCATCAGTGGTCGCACCCAGGTGCCCGCCAGCGAAGACCTCGCCAGCATGGCCGCCCACAAAACCAGCCTGTGTTTGTACCTCAGCGCCCGCCATGTGGAAGCCGCCCAGGAACAACTGATGCAGCACTATGAGGCCGATACTCCGGTGGCGATCTGCTTCCGCCTAGGCTGGCCCGATGAGCAAATTTGGCTGGTGCCCCTGTCTGAGATGGCCACTGCCACCCACGAGCACGATCTGATTCGCACTACCCTATACCTGATTAGCCCTGCCCTGCGGGGTGGCCAAGTTCGATCCCGTCTCTACAGCCCCGACCACACCCATCTGTTCCGCCCCCGGCCCCAGGGTGAGGCAAACGGATAA
- a CDS encoding ATP-dependent Zn protease encodes MRDTTLNAIAVVIFGMTMASLLGPLIHLSPALVAGVAATGLGIFTVDQLNLQGRIGNLITDALAWFSPEHRQRVIHHEAGHLLTALLLDIPVQDYTLTTWEAWRRGLPGQGGVIFGLGDDMEHPLKDDLSHPSSADQPRDQPPIPLTPQWLDRYSQVWMAGLAAEQMIYGDALGGDGDVQALRQLWRGLGKSDLETTIKQRWATLQAKTLLETHRDTFDALVNAMTERASVAACRDLVQQARPTVAES; translated from the coding sequence ATGCGCGATACCACCCTCAACGCCATTGCCGTCGTCATTTTTGGCATGACCATGGCCAGTTTGCTTGGCCCCCTCATCCACCTGTCACCCGCCTTGGTGGCCGGGGTAGCCGCAACGGGGTTGGGGATCTTCACGGTCGATCAGCTCAATCTTCAGGGGCGCATTGGCAACCTGATTACCGACGCCCTAGCCTGGTTTTCGCCCGAACATCGGCAGCGGGTGATTCACCACGAAGCGGGGCATTTGTTAACGGCGCTGCTCCTAGACATTCCCGTCCAAGACTACACCCTCACCACCTGGGAAGCTTGGCGGCGCGGGCTACCGGGGCAGGGCGGCGTTATCTTTGGGCTGGGCGATGACATGGAACATCCGCTGAAGGACGATCTGAGCCACCCATCCAGCGCCGATCAACCCCGTGACCAACCGCCCATCCCCCTCACCCCGCAATGGCTCGACCGCTATAGCCAGGTATGGATGGCAGGGCTGGCGGCAGAGCAAATGATCTACGGCGATGCCCTGGGCGGCGATGGCGACGTGCAGGCCCTACGGCAGCTTTGGCGAGGGCTGGGCAAGTCTGACCTAGAGACCACCATCAAGCAGCGCTGGGCCACCCTCCAGGCCAAAACCCTGCTCGAAACCCACCGAGACACCTTTGATGCCCTCGTCAACGCTATGACTGAACGGGCCTCTGTGGCCGCTTGTCGAGACCTAGTGCAGCAAGCCCGCCCCACCGTCGCCGAATCCTAA
- a CDS encoding cytochrome c biogenesis protein CcdA, translated as MFESLQLYLYDLSQWANQLVNAQLTHVSPLSLTVVAVAGLLTSLSPCLLSMLPIMVGYMGGYDSDTRQESVLRSLGFALGLATTLAILGLVAGLFGYVYGQVAIGLPIVVSAVAIVMGLNLLGVLPLTLPSLGNLDASQWNLPPWLKAYALGLTFGIVASPCSTPVLATLLAWISATQNPLLGSAFLLAYALGYVTPLVLAGTFTSTVKRLLSLRQWSSWITPASGVLLLVFGVFSLLNRLVPSSLV; from the coding sequence ATGTTCGAGAGCCTTCAGCTTTATCTGTACGACCTCAGCCAGTGGGCCAACCAGTTGGTGAATGCCCAGCTTACCCACGTTTCGCCCCTTAGCTTAACGGTGGTCGCCGTAGCGGGGTTGCTCACCAGTTTGTCCCCCTGCTTGCTCTCCATGCTGCCGATTATGGTGGGCTACATGGGCGGCTACGACAGCGACACCCGCCAAGAATCCGTCCTGCGCTCCCTCGGTTTTGCGCTAGGACTGGCGACCACTTTGGCGATTTTGGGCCTGGTGGCGGGGCTGTTTGGCTATGTCTACGGCCAGGTAGCCATTGGCTTGCCCATTGTGGTCAGCGCCGTTGCCATTGTGATGGGCCTCAATTTGCTGGGAGTCTTACCCCTCACCCTGCCCAGCCTCGGCAATCTGGACGCCAGCCAGTGGAACCTGCCCCCCTGGCTGAAAGCCTACGCCCTGGGGCTGACCTTTGGCATTGTGGCCTCTCCATGCAGCACCCCCGTTTTGGCAACGCTCCTCGCCTGGATTTCCGCCACCCAAAATCCCCTCCTGGGCAGCGCCTTTCTGCTGGCCTACGCCCTGGGCTATGTCACGCCCCTAGTGTTGGCGGGCACCTTCACCTCCACGGTCAAACGGCTGCTCTCCCTACGCCAATGGTCAAGCTGGATCACCCCCGCCAGCGGTGTTCTGCTCCTCGTCTTCGGCGTCTTTTCGTTGCTGAATCGCCTGGTACCGTCGAGCTTGGTGTAG